In Streptomyces ambofaciens ATCC 23877, a single genomic region encodes these proteins:
- a CDS encoding relaxase/mobilization nuclease domain-containing protein, whose product MIPKEARPGDDTAGLLFYLYGPGKRDEHVDPHLVAAWDCYVPDPVRSQEFSIPDLAALLDAPVHTLLGTKPPLHVFHVAVRNPPEDRQLSDEEWGRVAREMMHAAGIAPHTDDRGCRWVAVRHADDHIHIVATRACEDGRVPDTSWSKLRMQEAARRFEAEWGLRRLVHGDGTARRWSKTGETEKAVRRGLAEPARETLLRTVRASAAAAIGDSDFFTRLSSAGLRVQQRIAPDGTVTGYSVAMPGDRDKGQAPVWFSGSRLAPDLSLPRVRERWSRSPSASPTATSATMWRVAEDKVRQAAAQLGAGGLHEGAGDVAALGDLIVVAAVVSPHLVRVRMRQAACEFERAARAPAARTLEGRARALYRESAYVLSRSTAAFGGPDTGAVLGLLTALVMAVDGSRSWHMAQEYRVQAQAAGRAGRLLREAVEVAVGARAARGYEPRRRPVARSSGGGQRLAVAAGARPMAAVVQQALPEQAREVMADAGWPALRTRLIEIERTGSDPVDVLSVVVKQRELTSADSVAEVLTWRLEGWREHRPPAITATAGAAPDRAPRGPGGSAPARSEGKSETIRRRLGDEQGQGPRRTR is encoded by the coding sequence GTGATCCCGAAGGAAGCGAGACCCGGGGACGACACCGCCGGGCTGTTGTTCTACCTGTACGGGCCGGGCAAGCGTGATGAACACGTGGACCCGCATCTGGTGGCCGCGTGGGATTGCTACGTTCCTGATCCGGTGAGGTCGCAGGAGTTCTCCATCCCGGATCTCGCCGCGCTGCTGGATGCGCCCGTGCACACTCTGCTCGGTACGAAGCCGCCGCTGCACGTCTTCCACGTGGCGGTGCGCAACCCCCCTGAGGACCGACAGCTGTCGGACGAGGAGTGGGGCCGTGTGGCCCGCGAGATGATGCACGCCGCCGGCATCGCCCCCCACACCGATGACCGGGGCTGTCGATGGGTGGCCGTGCGCCATGCCGACGACCACATCCACATCGTGGCCACCCGTGCCTGTGAGGACGGACGCGTGCCGGACACGAGCTGGAGCAAGCTCCGGATGCAGGAGGCCGCGCGCAGGTTCGAAGCCGAGTGGGGTCTGCGCCGACTCGTGCACGGCGACGGCACGGCTCGCCGGTGGTCGAAGACAGGAGAGACGGAGAAGGCCGTCCGCCGGGGCCTCGCCGAGCCGGCCCGCGAGACACTCCTGCGAACCGTGCGTGCATCGGCGGCCGCTGCAATCGGCGACAGTGACTTCTTCACCCGGCTCTCCTCGGCGGGACTGCGGGTGCAACAGAGGATTGCCCCGGACGGCACCGTGACCGGGTACTCCGTAGCGATGCCCGGGGACCGCGACAAGGGACAGGCTCCGGTGTGGTTCTCCGGCTCTCGGCTCGCCCCCGACCTGTCCCTTCCGCGGGTACGAGAGCGATGGAGCCGCTCGCCGTCGGCGAGTCCGACGGCTACATCGGCGACGATGTGGCGCGTGGCGGAGGATAAGGTCCGCCAGGCGGCGGCCCAGCTCGGCGCCGGAGGACTGCACGAGGGGGCGGGGGATGTCGCCGCGCTTGGCGACCTGATCGTGGTCGCCGCCGTCGTCTCCCCGCACCTGGTGCGCGTTCGGATGCGTCAGGCCGCGTGCGAGTTCGAGCGCGCCGCCAGGGCCCCCGCCGCACGCACCTTGGAAGGACGGGCGCGCGCGTTGTACCGCGAGTCGGCCTACGTCCTGTCCCGAAGCACGGCGGCGTTCGGCGGCCCCGACACGGGAGCCGTGCTCGGTCTGCTGACCGCTCTGGTGATGGCCGTGGACGGCTCGCGTTCGTGGCACATGGCCCAGGAGTACCGGGTGCAGGCTCAAGCCGCTGGACGTGCGGGTCGACTGTTGCGGGAGGCGGTCGAGGTGGCCGTCGGTGCCAGAGCCGCGCGTGGCTACGAGCCGCGACGTCGACCGGTCGCGAGGAGCAGCGGAGGAGGGCAGCGTCTGGCAGTCGCAGCCGGGGCGCGGCCGATGGCGGCGGTGGTGCAGCAGGCGCTGCCGGAACAGGCACGTGAGGTCATGGCGGACGCGGGGTGGCCCGCTCTGCGGACCCGGCTGATCGAGATCGAGCGCACCGGCAGCGATCCCGTGGACGTGCTGTCAGTGGTGGTCAAGCAACGAGAGCTGACGTCAGCCGACAGCGTGGCGGAGGTGCTTACATGGCGACTGGAGGGGTGGCGCGAGCACCGTCCACCGGCCATCACCGCTACCGCTGGAGCCGCACCGGACCGGGCCCCGAGAGGGCCGGGAGGCTCCGCACCGGCACGCAGTGAAGGGAAGTCGGAGACGATTCGGCGGCGGCTTGGAGACGAACAGGGCCAGGGCCCGAGACGGACTCGCTGA
- a CDS encoding NlpC/P60 family protein: MKVLIRAAAAVAALLVLAVTGLMAMVLVDGDAEATEVSGGGGAGGLKGVPEEFRTWILKAAEECEQPEMSPALLAAQLYQESRFETLARSHVGAQGPAQFMPGTWATWGRDSDNNGEASPWDIGDAVMAQGRMMCSLIKQANSSGYGGDARSLALAGYNAGWGAVEKYRGIPPYAETQNYVRIILSTMKRFEGPNRLQIEGSGSGADALRKAAGRLGTPYAYGGGGPGGPSLGFCTGGGGYRNGTCVADDTVGFDCSSLVQYAYWPDLKLPRTAAAQYGATSDRAVSRQDLKPGDLLFWSHGGSGAIYHVALYAGDGNVLHAPRTGKTVELVALATAMPDRDYYGATRP, translated from the coding sequence GTGAAGGTGCTCATCAGAGCTGCCGCCGCGGTGGCCGCACTGCTCGTGCTGGCCGTCACCGGTCTGATGGCCATGGTGCTCGTCGACGGCGACGCCGAAGCCACCGAAGTCTCCGGCGGAGGGGGCGCCGGCGGCCTCAAGGGCGTCCCGGAAGAGTTCCGCACCTGGATCCTCAAGGCCGCTGAGGAGTGCGAGCAGCCCGAGATGAGCCCTGCACTGCTCGCCGCGCAGCTCTACCAGGAGAGCCGGTTCGAGACCCTGGCCCGCTCCCACGTCGGTGCGCAGGGCCCGGCCCAGTTCATGCCCGGCACCTGGGCGACCTGGGGCCGGGACTCCGACAACAACGGCGAGGCCAGCCCCTGGGACATCGGCGACGCCGTCATGGCACAGGGCCGCATGATGTGCTCGCTGATCAAGCAGGCCAATAGCTCCGGCTACGGCGGGGACGCCCGATCCCTGGCCCTGGCCGGCTACAACGCCGGGTGGGGCGCGGTCGAGAAGTACCGGGGCATCCCCCCGTACGCCGAGACCCAGAACTACGTGAGAATCATCCTGTCGACCATGAAGCGGTTCGAGGGCCCGAACCGCCTCCAGATCGAAGGATCCGGCTCCGGCGCCGACGCCCTGCGCAAGGCCGCCGGACGCCTCGGCACCCCCTACGCCTACGGCGGCGGCGGACCCGGCGGCCCCTCCCTGGGCTTCTGCACCGGAGGCGGCGGCTATCGCAACGGCACCTGCGTCGCCGACGACACCGTCGGCTTCGACTGTTCCTCCCTCGTCCAGTACGCCTACTGGCCCGACCTGAAACTGCCGCGCACCGCAGCCGCCCAATACGGGGCAACCTCCGACCGCGCCGTCTCCCGCCAGGACCTTAAGCCGGGCGACCTGCTCTTCTGGAGCCACGGCGGCTCCGGCGCGATCTACCACGTCGCCCTGTACGCCGGAGACGGGAACGTCCTCCACGCCCCCCGCACCGGCAAGACCGTCGAGCTCGTCGCTCTGGCCACGGCCATGCCGGACCGCGACTACTACGGCGCCACGCGCCCCTGA
- a CDS encoding helix-turn-helix domain-containing protein, with protein sequence MALHDGAGARALRLQAGISVEDLAATAGVSLHTVRVAENGRHEPRPPVANAIARVLGVPVSELLHRERPLTLRDTRWRLGTTRAQTGVRVSVVRRQVSPVERGAAGMRFASTWAATQGLTLTPWSSAHEAARDLVRHGVAVQARRRGKQSTGGSDA encoded by the coding sequence GTGGCGCTGCACGACGGTGCCGGGGCCCGCGCCCTGCGGCTCCAGGCCGGGATCTCCGTCGAAGACCTGGCCGCCACCGCAGGGGTAAGCCTCCACACCGTGCGCGTCGCCGAAAACGGCCGTCATGAGCCACGCCCCCCAGTCGCCAATGCCATCGCCCGGGTGCTGGGAGTTCCGGTCAGTGAACTCCTGCACCGTGAGCGGCCTCTGACCCTACGTGACACACGTTGGCGCCTTGGAACCACCCGGGCACAAACGGGAGTCCGCGTCAGTGTCGTCCGCCGGCAGGTCTCCCCGGTCGAGCGTGGCGCGGCCGGAATGCGCTTCGCATCCACCTGGGCCGCTACCCAAGGTCTGACGCTCACCCCATGGTCAAGCGCCCACGAAGCGGCTCGTGATCTAGTAAGACACGGGGTTGCCGTCCAAGCACGTCGGCGCGGCAAGCAGTCAACGGGGGGATCTGACGCGTGA
- a CDS encoding ATP-binding protein: MARKPKTPAVASPRRMAPVAEQAPTREQRREEKKLRSRFAPRLGWGGRFGGRVPVEDAGTVYTGPTSQAGAIYPFLLGSGLPPRGVPVGRDVLTGELVAIDPSGWTGRLTTNPGVWVMSQPGAGKSALVKRICLVYSAYGHMVCVPGDVKGEYSTLIGELGGSVVRIGDGVGRINPLDSGPLKGRVQTLPVDRRQALLDVLNGRRLETLVALLSTKHGLGRAPDEIERSALDTAVQVASAAQDSGSDPIVKDVVDVLRSAPEELRTKLAADGERYQDLTRSVVAGLDNLIGGPLKGLFDGPTTTPLDINAPAVSVDISALRARGNDVVSAGMIATWAYTYSSIDSARSIGLMDRKLVLPMDEMWRALRSGPGLVDAMDAISRLNRTTDDVTIYVTHSLLDVEALPTEMDRAKARGLMDRCDTWVLGASTTEELGRVTGKRMLTEQEVMMVSSWASATSTGLDIDPTTYDDGDARPVEEETVRHPGRGKYLIKLGTRPGIAAALELTATEQRLYKTDNNRRRVTTREAS; this comes from the coding sequence ATGGCGCGCAAGCCCAAGACGCCCGCGGTGGCCAGCCCGCGGCGGATGGCCCCCGTGGCCGAGCAGGCGCCCACCCGCGAGCAGCGCCGCGAGGAGAAGAAGCTCCGCAGTCGCTTCGCGCCCCGTCTTGGCTGGGGCGGCCGGTTCGGCGGCCGCGTCCCCGTCGAAGACGCCGGGACCGTCTACACCGGACCCACCTCGCAGGCCGGCGCGATCTACCCGTTCCTGCTCGGCTCCGGTCTGCCGCCGCGCGGCGTGCCGGTCGGCAGGGACGTACTGACCGGCGAGCTGGTGGCCATAGACCCCAGCGGTTGGACCGGGCGGCTGACCACCAACCCGGGCGTGTGGGTCATGTCCCAGCCCGGCGCGGGCAAGTCCGCGCTGGTCAAGCGGATCTGCCTGGTGTACTCCGCCTACGGGCACATGGTGTGCGTGCCCGGCGACGTCAAGGGCGAGTACTCCACCCTGATCGGTGAGCTCGGCGGCTCGGTGGTGCGCATCGGTGACGGCGTCGGCCGGATCAACCCGCTTGACTCCGGACCGCTCAAGGGCCGGGTGCAGACCCTGCCCGTCGACCGGCGCCAGGCCCTGCTGGACGTCCTCAACGGCCGCAGGCTCGAGACGCTCGTCGCGCTGCTGTCCACCAAGCACGGGCTGGGCCGGGCCCCGGACGAGATCGAGCGCAGCGCACTGGACACCGCGGTGCAAGTGGCCTCCGCCGCCCAGGACTCGGGCAGCGACCCCATCGTCAAGGACGTCGTGGACGTCCTGCGCTCCGCTCCGGAGGAACTGCGGACCAAGCTCGCCGCCGACGGCGAGCGCTACCAGGACCTCACCCGCTCCGTCGTCGCCGGACTCGACAACTTGATCGGCGGCCCCCTCAAGGGCCTCTTCGACGGGCCGACGACCACGCCGCTCGACATCAACGCCCCCGCCGTCTCGGTGGACATCAGCGCCCTGCGGGCCCGCGGCAACGACGTCGTCTCCGCCGGGATGATCGCCACCTGGGCGTACACGTACAGCTCGATCGACTCCGCCCGCAGCATCGGCCTGATGGACCGCAAGCTGGTGCTGCCCATGGACGAGATGTGGCGGGCGCTGCGCTCCGGGCCCGGGCTCGTCGACGCGATGGACGCGATCTCGCGCCTCAACCGCACCACCGACGACGTCACGATCTACGTGACGCACTCCCTGCTGGACGTCGAGGCCCTGCCCACCGAGATGGACCGGGCCAAGGCCCGCGGCCTGATGGACCGCTGCGACACGTGGGTGCTCGGCGCCTCCACCACCGAGGAGCTGGGCCGGGTCACGGGTAAACGGATGCTGACCGAGCAGGAGGTGATGATGGTCAGCTCCTGGGCGTCGGCCACCTCCACCGGCCTGGACATCGACCCCACCACCTACGACGACGGTGACGCGCGGCCCGTGGAGGAGGAGACCGTCCGCCACCCCGGCCGCGGCAAGTACCTGATCAAGCTGGGGACACGGCCGGGCATCGCGGCCGCGCTCGAACTCACCGCAACCGAACAGCGGCTCTACAAGACGGACAACAACCGCCGCAGGGTGACCACACGGGAGGCCAGCTGA
- a CDS encoding type IV secretory system conjugative DNA transfer family protein: MMTESDRAWAFGGIVFGGAVTLSAASWAGAAAGAVLTGDQAAPASPLTVYRMATDWSGVWAHSQTASAIGAALVDVAVVGLIVWGLRWSFRWFRNPSSLATLHQVRELAPKAAARTAIRLRVSLRDTKPKEIPARDRGVLLGDHLPSGVELRGSDEDTYVAIMAPRAGKSTSLAIPVAEEAPAGLLMTSNKADVYAATLASRSRVGHAWILDTQGVAQTERAMWWDMIAQAETLEGAERLASHFITQITSEQADPFWSQAAGDLLVGLFRAAYHDGGTVRDVMKWLADPREKAPMRILYDHEPVLAEQVESSINIAEETQSGIFQNARTAVSALRDERVLAWVTPDKGLPRFDPEAFATSRDTLYLLSKKGGPASAVVAALADSVFTAAAEAGERHGGRLPEPMRAVLDEAANICRIADLPDLYSHLGSRGITPYVILQSYRQGVKAWGEVGMDAMWSAATKKLIGVGLDDAKFAQDVSTLTGAHFIDRGSYSKSKEGYSYSVGEQREQVMDPAEIRAMKKGTALLMSTGMPVAQISLRPWYAEKALAHIGPQMKAEEKAITGRAVLAYEEKKAARRGR; the protein is encoded by the coding sequence ATGATGACCGAGTCCGACCGCGCATGGGCCTTCGGCGGGATCGTGTTCGGCGGTGCGGTCACCCTGTCCGCCGCCAGCTGGGCCGGAGCCGCCGCCGGCGCCGTCCTCACCGGCGACCAGGCCGCCCCCGCCTCCCCGCTGACCGTCTACCGCATGGCCACCGACTGGTCGGGCGTGTGGGCGCACTCCCAGACCGCCTCCGCGATCGGCGCCGCCCTGGTCGACGTCGCCGTCGTCGGCCTCATCGTGTGGGGCCTGCGCTGGTCCTTCCGCTGGTTCCGCAACCCGTCCAGCCTGGCCACGCTCCACCAGGTGCGCGAGCTCGCGCCGAAGGCCGCCGCCCGCACCGCCATCCGCCTGCGGGTCTCCCTCAGGGACACCAAGCCCAAGGAGATCCCGGCCCGTGACCGGGGCGTCCTGCTCGGTGACCACCTGCCCTCCGGCGTCGAACTGCGCGGTTCGGACGAGGACACCTACGTCGCCATCATGGCCCCGCGGGCCGGCAAATCCACGTCGCTGGCCATCCCGGTCGCCGAGGAGGCCCCGGCCGGCCTCCTCATGACGTCGAACAAGGCCGACGTCTACGCCGCCACCCTCGCCTCCCGCTCACGCGTCGGGCACGCCTGGATCCTGGACACCCAGGGCGTCGCCCAGACCGAACGCGCGATGTGGTGGGACATGATCGCCCAGGCGGAGACCCTGGAAGGCGCCGAGCGGCTGGCCTCCCACTTCATCACCCAGATCACCAGCGAGCAGGCCGACCCCTTCTGGAGCCAGGCCGCCGGCGACCTCCTCGTAGGCCTCTTCCGCGCCGCGTACCACGACGGCGGCACCGTCCGCGACGTCATGAAGTGGCTCGCCGACCCGCGCGAGAAGGCCCCGATGCGGATCCTGTACGACCACGAGCCGGTGCTCGCCGAACAGGTCGAATCCAGCATCAACATCGCCGAGGAGACCCAGTCCGGAATCTTCCAGAACGCACGGACCGCGGTATCAGCGCTGCGCGACGAGCGGGTCCTGGCGTGGGTCACGCCGGACAAGGGCCTGCCCCGCTTCGATCCCGAGGCCTTCGCCACCAGCCGCGACACCCTCTACCTGCTCTCCAAGAAGGGCGGCCCCGCGAGCGCGGTCGTCGCCGCCCTGGCCGACAGCGTGTTCACCGCGGCCGCCGAAGCCGGCGAGCGCCACGGCGGGCGCCTGCCCGAGCCGATGCGCGCCGTCCTGGACGAGGCCGCCAACATCTGCCGCATCGCCGACCTGCCCGACCTGTACTCCCACCTCGGCTCCCGGGGCATCACCCCCTACGTCATCCTGCAGAGCTACCGCCAGGGCGTGAAGGCGTGGGGCGAGGTCGGCATGGACGCGATGTGGTCGGCGGCCACGAAGAAGCTCATCGGCGTCGGCCTAGACGACGCGAAGTTCGCCCAGGACGTCTCCACCCTCACCGGCGCCCACTTCATCGACCGCGGCTCCTACTCCAAGTCCAAGGAGGGTTACTCCTACAGCGTCGGCGAACAGCGGGAGCAGGTCATGGACCCCGCCGAGATCCGCGCCATGAAGAAGGGCACCGCCCTGCTCATGTCCACCGGCATGCCCGTCGCTCAGATCTCCCTGCGCCCCTGGTACGCCGAGAAGGCCCTCGCCCACATCGGCCCCCAGATGAAGGCAGAGGAGAAGGCCATCACCGGCCGCGCCGTCCTGGCCTACGAAGAGAAGAAGGCCGCCCGCCGTGGCCGATGA
- a CDS encoding DUF4913 domain-containing protein gives MADDETPDFEVPVGLLQDLEDLKAHVTALTAQVKALTDAADTDPGEAPAEEEPEAGEEDAAGGEEAGEGWQFPPFILLLDPPVYDDELRALIEWVEGVLVPGYLAEPSADARWCHLWFEHPVAVARLHACWLAWQELTDPATCGYTGPSVWHRDHLDPCLRELRGAGGPFAGCTKGEHQVDHRMPGTVPSAWRHENS, from the coding sequence GTGGCCGATGACGAGACCCCCGACTTCGAGGTCCCCGTCGGCCTCCTCCAGGACCTCGAAGACCTCAAGGCCCACGTCACCGCCCTGACCGCCCAGGTCAAGGCGCTCACCGACGCCGCCGACACCGACCCCGGCGAGGCCCCGGCCGAGGAAGAGCCGGAGGCCGGCGAGGAGGATGCCGCAGGCGGGGAAGAGGCGGGGGAGGGGTGGCAGTTCCCGCCGTTCATCCTCCTGCTCGACCCGCCCGTGTACGACGACGAGCTCCGGGCCCTGATCGAGTGGGTCGAAGGCGTCCTCGTGCCCGGCTACCTCGCCGAGCCCAGCGCGGACGCCCGCTGGTGCCACCTGTGGTTCGAGCACCCCGTCGCCGTCGCCCGCCTCCACGCCTGCTGGCTGGCCTGGCAGGAACTCACCGACCCCGCCACCTGCGGCTACACCGGGCCCAGCGTCTGGCACCGCGACCACCTGGACCCGTGCCTGCGCGAGCTGCGCGGCGCCGGCGGTCCCTTCGCTGGGTGCACCAAGGGCGAGCACCAGGTCGACCACCGCATGCCCGGCACCGTACCCAGCGCGTGGCGCCACGAGAACAGCTGA